The Pseudomonas pergaminensis nucleotide sequence CCGGCCGGGTTGATGGCTTCGCGCAGGAACCCGATGCCGGTGCGCCGGTCCAGGCGGAACAGGGTGTTGGTGACATACACGTCTTCGCGTACGCCGACCACTTCCACCACCTCGCTCACACAGCGGCGGCCATCGGGCATGCGCGTCAGTTGGATGATCACGTCCAGTGCAGCGCAGATCATCTGGCGCAGGGTTTTTTCCGCGACCACCCGGCCGGTCAGGCCCACCAGGGTTTCCAGGCGCAGCAAGGCATCCTGGGCATTGTTGGCGTGCACGGTGCTCATGGAACCGTCGTGGCCAGTGTTCATGGCGGTCATCACGTCGAGCACTTCCACGCCACGGATCTCCCCGAGGATGATGCGGTCCGGGCGCATCCGCAGGGCGTTGCGGATCAGGTCGCTGGAGCGTACTTCACCATGGCCTTCGGCGTTTGGCGGGCGGGTTTCCAGGCGCACCACATGGGGGTGGCCCAGTTGCAGTTCGGCCACGTCTTCGATGGTGACCAGGCGCTCGTGGGGGTTGATCAGCTGGCTGAGAATGTTCAGCAGCGTGGTTTTGCCGGTGCCGGTCCCGCCGCTGATGAGGATGTTGCAGCGCTTGCCCACGGCCTCCTGGAAGAATTCGAAAATGCTTTGGTCGATGGTCTGCATGGCGACCAGGTCGCTGCTCTTGAGCATGTCCTTGCGAAATTTCCGAATCGACAGGCATGGCCCGTCCAGGGCAATCGGCGGGATGATCGCGTTGACCCGGCTGCCGTCGGGCAGGCGCGCATCCACCATCGGCGAGGATTCATCGAGGCGCCGACCCAGTGGCGCGAGGATGCGTTGCATCACGCGCTCCACGTGGTGGTCGTCGATAAAGCGCAGGTCGCTCTGGTGCAGCAGGCCGTCGCGTTCGATAAACACCCGGTGCGGCCCGTTGACCAGGATCTCGGTCACCGAGGGGTCGCGCAGCAGCACTTCCAGTGGGCCGAAGCCGGTGAGTTCGTCGACGATCTCTTCGGCCAGGCGCTCCATTTCATAGCGCGAGATCGCCAGGCGCATACGCGTGATGTATTCGGAAACCTTGTCGATGACAAACTGCGCCAAGGACTGGCGCGTGCCTTCGAGCAGGTTCTTGCCCGACTCTTCGATGGCGTCGATGATGTAGCGATGCAGCACCA carries:
- a CDS encoding CpaF family protein, with translation MNGEKLFGGPARSAGGNSDHDGLKLVLHRYIIDAIEESGKNLLEGTRQSLAQFVIDKVSEYITRMRLAISRYEMERLAEEIVDELTGFGPLEVLLRDPSVTEILVNGPHRVFIERDGLLHQSDLRFIDDHHVERVMQRILAPLGRRLDESSPMVDARLPDGSRVNAIIPPIALDGPCLSIRKFRKDMLKSSDLVAMQTIDQSIFEFFQEAVGKRCNILISGGTGTGKTTLLNILSQLINPHERLVTIEDVAELQLGHPHVVRLETRPPNAEGHGEVRSSDLIRNALRMRPDRIILGEIRGVEVLDVMTAMNTGHDGSMSTVHANNAQDALLRLETLVGLTGRVVAEKTLRQMICAALDVIIQLTRMPDGRRCVSEVVEVVGVREDVYVTNTLFRLDRRTGIGFLREAINPAGDKLRRESALQS